A single window of Candidatus Lernaella stagnicola DNA harbors:
- a CDS encoding ABC transporter ATP-binding protein, with translation MSDVAIRCENLGKQYRIGTIRQAYGTLRDVVTDVSRRLWRGRDAATGPSGEPTIWALRGLDLDIPAGQVLGVIGRNGAGKSTLLKILSRITSPTEGRVTLRGRVGSLLEVGTGFHPELTGRENIFLNGAILGMSRKEIRAKLDEIVAFAEIDKFLDTPVKRYSSGMYVRLGFAVAAHLEPEILLVDEVLAVGDAAFQRKCLAKMSEATQAGRTVLFVSHNMEMIGTLADRCVLLDGGRLVADGSTAEIVAQHLQNMTEFLATRAQRDEDLPARLLAFELATVDDLPPNVVEMGKPFTLSLDCEFREAMRDPYVSVEISTERGAPLYQFVSTDDHMDLGGRTGTVHLELKMNEVKLYPGRYFAKFGICNASGQLLDFIDPAFGFEVVPGAAYGVTRYLNPRGGSVFEPASWTFRESPHDD, from the coding sequence ATGAGCGACGTGGCGATCCGTTGCGAAAACCTCGGTAAGCAATACCGCATCGGCACGATTCGGCAGGCCTACGGTACGCTGCGCGATGTGGTCACCGACGTGTCGCGGAGACTGTGGCGCGGCCGCGACGCGGCGACCGGCCCAAGCGGCGAGCCGACCATCTGGGCGCTGCGCGGCTTGGATCTGGACATTCCGGCCGGGCAGGTGCTCGGGGTGATCGGCCGCAACGGCGCGGGCAAAAGCACCCTGCTGAAAATCCTGTCGCGGATCACTTCGCCGACCGAAGGCCGCGTCACGCTGCGCGGGCGGGTCGGATCGCTGTTGGAAGTGGGCACCGGGTTTCACCCGGAACTGACGGGCCGCGAAAACATTTTTCTCAACGGCGCGATTCTGGGCATGTCGCGCAAGGAAATTCGCGCCAAACTCGACGAGATCGTCGCCTTTGCCGAGATCGATAAATTCCTCGACACGCCGGTCAAGCGTTACTCCAGCGGCATGTACGTACGCCTCGGATTCGCGGTGGCGGCGCACCTGGAACCGGAAATCCTCCTGGTCGACGAAGTGCTGGCCGTGGGCGACGCGGCATTCCAACGCAAGTGCCTCGCCAAAATGAGCGAGGCGACGCAAGCCGGGCGCACGGTGCTGTTCGTCAGCCACAATATGGAGATGATCGGCACGCTCGCCGATCGCTGCGTGCTGCTGGACGGCGGGCGCTTGGTCGCCGACGGGTCGACCGCGGAGATCGTCGCGCAGCACCTCCAGAACATGACGGAGTTCCTCGCGACGCGTGCGCAGCGCGACGAAGATCTGCCCGCGCGCCTGCTGGCTTTTGAATTGGCGACGGTGGACGATTTGCCGCCGAACGTCGTGGAAATGGGCAAGCCGTTCACGCTGAGCCTGGATTGCGAATTCCGCGAGGCAATGCGCGACCCGTATGTGTCGGTGGAGATCTCCACGGAACGCGGTGCGCCGTTGTATCAATTCGTGAGCACCGACGATCACATGGACCTGGGCGGGCGCACCGGCACCGTGCATCTCGAACTCAAGATGAACGAAGTGAAACTGTACCCGGGACGCTACTTCGCCAAGTTCGGCATTTGCAACGCGTCCGGCCAATTGCTCGACTTCATCGACCCGGCCTTCGGTTTCGAAGTCGTGCCCGGCGCGGCGTACGGCGTGACGCGCTATCTCAACCCGCGCGGCGGCTCGGTGTTCGAACCGGCGTCGTGGACGTTCAGGGAATCGCCGCACGATGACTGA
- a CDS encoding glycosyltransferase: MTQAPAGRDFADVDVVIVTFQSARWIEACVASVRRQLPGAGVHIFDNASWDGTWRIVSRLPNVTATRYRRNHMLSPIWNDMLRRSSARFLLLLNPDAEIKSAAFLERGREAIAADQRVVMAGRVNETTLGEQFDFDAPVRPADKFTFFEAVHRFAALAEAFASGAWREVVIRRIDGACVLLDREAILALSGFRDDLPLYFNDTELSLRLQDRGRDFVEVWSRGDGQVEHALYGSSERRLPDNHFTLRETLLHIALVWRRRFARLFEPRAPRRLPPYLAANQDRSEAT; encoded by the coding sequence ATGACACAGGCCCCAGCCGGCCGTGACTTCGCCGACGTGGACGTGGTGATCGTCACCTTCCAATCCGCCCGCTGGATCGAAGCGTGCGTGGCGTCAGTGCGCCGCCAACTGCCCGGCGCTGGAGTCCATATTTTCGACAACGCTTCGTGGGACGGCACGTGGCGGATCGTCTCGCGCCTCCCGAACGTGACGGCAACTCGCTACCGGCGCAATCACATGCTCAGCCCGATTTGGAACGACATGCTGCGACGCTCGTCGGCCCGTTTCCTGCTGCTGCTCAACCCCGACGCCGAAATTAAAAGCGCCGCGTTCCTCGAGCGCGGGCGGGAAGCGATCGCCGCCGACCAGCGCGTGGTGATGGCCGGCCGCGTGAACGAAACAACTCTCGGCGAACAGTTCGATTTTGACGCGCCCGTGCGCCCGGCGGACAAGTTCACTTTCTTCGAGGCCGTCCACCGTTTCGCCGCTTTGGCAGAGGCGTTCGCCTCCGGCGCTTGGCGCGAGGTGGTCATCCGGCGCATCGACGGCGCCTGCGTGCTGCTCGACCGCGAGGCGATCTTGGCGCTAAGCGGATTTCGCGACGACCTGCCGCTGTATTTCAACGACACCGAGCTTTCGCTGCGGCTTCAAGACCGCGGACGGGATTTCGTCGAAGTGTGGAGTCGCGGCGACGGGCAGGTCGAGCACGCTCTCTACGGCAGTAGCGAGCGGCGCTTGCCCGACAATCATTTCACCCTGCGCGAGACACTGCTGCACATCGCGCTCGTGTGGCGTCGTCGTTTTGCCCGCCTGTTCGAACCGCGCGCGCCGCGACGGTTGCCGCCATATCTAGCCGCGAACCAAGACCGGTCGGAGGCGACATGA
- a CDS encoding glycosyltransferase, translating into MPRVSVIMPVFNAADYLMAALESIAAQTYDDWELVAVDDGSTDASPDILAKCDDARIRVVRQENAGVSAALNTGLQHAQGELIARLDADDIAAPHRLAVQVEFLDRHPKIDGVGSWVRYIDGAGRPLSGGIRRATTPLAVQRALVLGSPLSHPTVLLRRLFFDRHGAYLVGARHVEDYDLWVRAGREARLANLPWPLVDYRVHDTAVGVTASDEQRRNAAQVARRALDILPRRDSLFRRWLAGRQGGRWLRDESRAWPRETTREATDLDFITLGTAGAKALVSRRWRLAVEIACETAGFATVRPGAVWRFAVRHLWRLRRYYREAAGARLPRETT; encoded by the coding sequence ATGCCGCGCGTCTCCGTGATCATGCCGGTTTTCAACGCCGCCGACTACCTCATGGCTGCGCTGGAGAGCATCGCCGCGCAAACCTACGACGATTGGGAGTTGGTGGCCGTGGACGACGGCAGTACCGACGCCTCGCCCGACATCCTGGCCAAGTGCGACGACGCCCGCATCCGCGTCGTTCGGCAGGAAAACGCGGGCGTTTCAGCGGCGCTCAACACCGGCCTGCAACACGCACAGGGTGAACTCATCGCCCGCCTCGACGCCGACGATATCGCCGCGCCCCACCGCCTAGCCGTACAGGTCGAGTTCCTCGATCGGCATCCGAAGATCGACGGCGTCGGCAGTTGGGTGCGCTACATCGACGGGGCCGGTCGCCCCCTCAGCGGCGGCATTCGCCGGGCGACAACGCCGCTGGCAGTGCAACGCGCCCTGGTGCTCGGCTCGCCTTTGTCGCATCCGACAGTGCTGCTGCGACGCTTGTTTTTCGACCGCCACGGCGCGTATCTGGTCGGCGCGCGTCACGTGGAGGATTACGACTTGTGGGTCCGGGCTGGGCGCGAGGCGCGTCTGGCGAACCTGCCGTGGCCGCTGGTCGATTACCGGGTCCATGACACGGCCGTCGGTGTGACGGCGAGCGATGAGCAGCGGCGAAATGCGGCGCAGGTTGCCCGGCGGGCGCTGGACATTCTGCCGCGTCGCGATTCGCTGTTTCGCCGGTGGCTTGCGGGTCGGCAAGGCGGGCGTTGGCTGCGGGACGAATCCCGAGCCTGGCCGCGGGAAACGACGCGCGAAGCGACTGACTTGGATTTCATCACGCTCGGTACGGCGGGAGCCAAAGCACTCGTCAGCCGTCGTTGGCGTCTGGCGGTCGAGATTGCCTGCGAGACGGCGGGCTTCGCCACTGTCCGGCCGGGCGCGGTGTGGCGCTTTGCGGTGAGGCACCTGTGGCGTCTGCGCCGCTATTACAGGGAAGCCGCGGGCGCTCGCCTTCCACGGGAGACGACGTGA
- a CDS encoding DUF2304 domain-containing protein: MTPTQRVFAAVVAIVFFLFVLDAIRRRRLEIQYAVLWLLIAVGIGVLAVWYDALVWLTGLIGAVLPTTTLFLFGILVLVAINIQFSMRISQLQTRLRLLSQEHALLEQRLEKHASEEEPAVG; the protein is encoded by the coding sequence ATGACCCCAACCCAACGCGTGTTCGCCGCCGTGGTGGCAATCGTGTTTTTCCTGTTCGTTCTCGACGCCATTCGCCGCCGCCGGCTGGAAATTCAATACGCCGTTCTGTGGTTGCTCATCGCGGTGGGCATCGGCGTGTTGGCCGTCTGGTACGACGCCCTCGTGTGGCTGACCGGCTTGATCGGCGCCGTGTTACCCACGACCACATTATTCCTATTCGGCATCTTGGTGCTCGTCGCGATCAACATTCAATTCTCGATGCGCATCAGCCAACTGCAGACGCGCCTGCGCCTGTTGTCACAGGAACACGCGCTGCTCGAACAGCGTTTGGAAAAGCATGCCTCGGAGGAGGAACCGGCGGTCGGCTAA
- a CDS encoding glycosyltransferase: MKVAVISGLLAPHGVGGAEVVAEREARARQERGDDVFVITTKPLRRLSDLRPVDTIENGLRVVRFFALNLFFYPRLFSTPRPLRWVYHLLDLFNLHAYFTVRRILRRERPDLVLTHNLKGLGYLVWRAVRAAGVPCVHRLHDAQLVEPSGLVMAGREKTLDDGLHRAYQAVTRWLIASPQIVVSPSKWALARHTERGFFPRSETKVEPNEIPELPAVETPPRDPQTLRLLFLGQIEQHKGVLFLIDALRDWREVPWHLEIVGDGTRGEAVARSVRDDERFTAHGFLAGADLAAAFARCDALVVPSLCHENSPTVIGLARAAGRPVFASRVGGIPEMVEDDARLFAPGDAAGLRAVLKRWWDDRRNP, from the coding sequence GTGAAGGTCGCGGTGATCAGCGGTTTGCTGGCCCCCCACGGCGTGGGCGGTGCGGAGGTCGTGGCCGAACGCGAGGCGCGGGCGCGGCAGGAGCGCGGCGACGACGTATTCGTCATCACCACCAAGCCGCTGCGCCGGTTGAGCGACCTACGCCCCGTCGACACAATCGAAAACGGCCTGCGCGTGGTTCGCTTTTTCGCGCTGAACCTGTTTTTTTACCCGCGCCTGTTTTCGACGCCGCGGCCGCTACGGTGGGTGTACCACCTGCTGGATCTGTTCAACCTGCACGCGTACTTCACCGTGCGACGTATCTTGCGGCGCGAGCGGCCCGACCTCGTACTCACCCACAACCTGAAGGGTTTGGGCTACCTGGTTTGGCGGGCGGTGCGGGCCGCCGGTGTGCCTTGCGTGCATCGGCTGCACGACGCGCAGCTCGTCGAGCCCAGCGGTCTGGTCATGGCCGGTCGGGAGAAAACGTTGGATGACGGCCTGCATCGCGCCTACCAGGCGGTAACCCGTTGGCTGATCGCGTCGCCGCAAATCGTCGTCTCGCCGTCAAAGTGGGCGCTGGCGCGGCACACGGAACGCGGCTTCTTCCCCCGTTCGGAAACGAAGGTCGAACCCAACGAGATTCCGGAACTGCCCGCGGTGGAGACGCCGCCGCGCGACCCGCAGACATTGCGCTTGTTGTTTCTCGGCCAGATCGAGCAGCACAAGGGCGTCCTCTTTTTGATCGACGCGTTGCGCGATTGGCGGGAAGTGCCGTGGCACCTGGAAATCGTCGGCGACGGCACCCGGGGCGAAGCGGTGGCGCGTTCCGTGCGGGACGACGAGCGTTTCACCGCGCACGGCTTTCTGGCGGGCGCCGATCTTGCCGCGGCTTTCGCGCGTTGCGACGCACTGGTCGTGCCCTCGTTGTGTCACGAGAACTCGCCGACGGTTATCGGCCTGGCGCGGGCGGCGGGTCGTCCGGTGTTCGCCTCGCGCGTGGGTGGAATCCCGGAGATGGTGGAAGACGATGCGCGGCTCTTTGCGCCCGGCGACGCGGCGGGTTTACGGGCGGTGCTGAAACGGTGGTGGGATGACCGGCGCAATCCATAA
- a CDS encoding ABC transporter permease has protein sequence MASDGQPKQTIITPPRGWLPIDFRELWAYRELLGILVARDIKVKYKQTYIGIAWAVLQPLLMTAVFTLFFGQLAKIPSGNLPYAVFSLIALIPWTYFANALNFASTSLVTNQQLLTKIYFPRLFIPSGAAFAALVDLLISLVVLFVVLWAYGHTPTLRALWLIPFTGLAVAAALGCGMLLSAINVQYRDVQYTVPFAIQMWLFLTPVVYPSSMVPAAFRWLYGLNPMVAVIEGYRWALTDAPFPAASMMALSILVSPALLIGGAYYFRRMEKNFADVV, from the coding sequence ATGGCAAGCGACGGCCAGCCCAAGCAAACCATCATCACGCCGCCCCGCGGGTGGCTGCCGATCGATTTCCGCGAATTGTGGGCTTACCGCGAACTGCTTGGCATCTTGGTGGCTCGCGACATCAAGGTAAAATACAAGCAAACCTACATCGGCATTGCCTGGGCCGTGCTGCAGCCGCTGCTGATGACCGCCGTGTTCACCTTGTTTTTCGGACAACTGGCGAAAATCCCCTCCGGCAATCTGCCCTACGCGGTGTTCTCGCTGATCGCGCTCATCCCGTGGACCTACTTCGCCAACGCGCTGAATTTCGCCAGCACCAGCTTGGTGACCAACCAACAACTGCTGACTAAAATCTACTTCCCACGGCTGTTCATTCCCTCCGGCGCGGCGTTCGCGGCGCTGGTCGATTTGCTGATCAGCCTCGTGGTGCTGTTTGTCGTTTTGTGGGCGTACGGACATACACCGACGCTGCGCGCCCTGTGGCTGATACCCTTCACCGGCCTGGCCGTCGCCGCGGCGCTGGGTTGCGGCATGTTGCTCTCGGCGATCAACGTCCAATACCGCGACGTGCAGTACACCGTGCCCTTCGCCATTCAGATGTGGCTGTTTCTCACGCCGGTGGTGTACCCCAGTTCCATGGTGCCCGCCGCGTTTCGTTGGTTATACGGACTCAACCCGATGGTCGCGGTGATTGAAGGATATCGTTGGGCGCTGACCGACGCGCCCTTTCCCGCGGCGTCGATGATGGCGTTATCGATCCTGGTCAGTCCGGCCTTGTTGATCGGCGGCGCGTACTATTTCCGTCGCATGGAAAAAAACTTCGCGGACGTGGTGTAA
- a CDS encoding glycosyltransferase family 39 protein, protein MTGAIHNESRQWERWATTAVAAYLAIFVLLVHLPTFRGLTSPDAMRYADAARNFLQGEGIVTNNVYPRNLADSRFTERLHAAQVREKYVRHFGYPLVLALPFALLGPSDATVFAFNALLWWLGGLLVFWLGRRLFSVKAGGLAVLLYSLQAKLVAYAVKGVSEPFCIVLLLVGAWLILTDRRAWWTGMLAGALGAFSFFVRQPMLFVTPLTFAGFLLLREDGRWRRAGWIAAGVVTVFALRAVMMPVLFPPSPPPSGQYVAASSSAITASPESATDKLLHRFLGFSFLTFSQRFPGHALERSIDNPRGGDESATSLFAQKLATNLRLLPRIVALESGAPLWAAFFLAACWLGWGHRRVRRLTGLVGVLYAATAFAGIVYFVMPRYFHLFIPFMALVGGYGLGLLVERLAKWDTRLSGAAAAVVVLAVSMPLPFGHLLPVLPGDATVREARGTAAAHEKAVAVGDFLRRETGPEDVVFSDIPWITGWYADRASIWLPLRPEQVRELHRWVAADRLLLTLEDPQGFAVWRDWLLAKRQGTLGADRLGDWTLQAGTTHGGKAVYLFRAPGD, encoded by the coding sequence ATGACCGGCGCAATCCATAACGAATCCCGGCAGTGGGAACGATGGGCGACGACGGCGGTCGCCGCGTATCTGGCGATCTTTGTGCTGCTGGTTCACTTGCCGACATTTCGCGGCCTGACCTCACCCGATGCCATGCGGTACGCCGACGCGGCCCGCAATTTTCTGCAAGGCGAGGGCATCGTCACCAACAATGTCTACCCGCGCAACCTGGCCGACTCGCGTTTCACCGAACGCCTGCACGCGGCGCAGGTGCGGGAAAAATACGTTCGCCATTTCGGCTATCCGCTGGTCCTTGCACTGCCTTTCGCGCTCTTGGGGCCGAGCGATGCGACGGTCTTCGCATTCAACGCGCTGCTCTGGTGGCTTGGCGGTCTGCTCGTGTTTTGGCTCGGGCGGCGGCTGTTTTCCGTGAAAGCCGGCGGCTTGGCTGTGCTGCTCTACTCCCTCCAGGCGAAGCTGGTGGCGTACGCCGTGAAGGGCGTATCCGAACCGTTTTGCATCGTGCTGTTGCTTGTCGGGGCGTGGCTGATTCTCACCGACCGCCGTGCCTGGTGGACCGGCATGCTGGCCGGCGCGCTGGGTGCGTTTAGCTTTTTCGTACGGCAGCCGATGCTCTTTGTGACGCCGCTCACCTTTGCCGGTTTCTTGCTGCTGCGCGAAGACGGCCGCTGGCGTCGCGCCGGTTGGATCGCCGCGGGCGTCGTCACCGTTTTTGCGCTGCGAGCCGTGATGATGCCGGTGCTGTTCCCACCAAGTCCGCCGCCGAGCGGGCAGTACGTCGCGGCCTCTTCGTCGGCGATTACCGCGTCTCCGGAAAGCGCAACGGACAAACTGCTGCATCGCTTTCTGGGCTTCAGCTTCCTGACCTTCTCGCAACGCTTTCCTGGGCACGCCTTGGAGCGTTCCATCGACAACCCGCGCGGCGGCGACGAATCGGCGACTTCGCTGTTTGCGCAAAAGCTCGCGACCAACCTGCGACTGTTGCCGCGCATTGTCGCGCTGGAAAGCGGCGCGCCGCTGTGGGCGGCTTTCTTTCTGGCGGCATGTTGGCTCGGGTGGGGCCATCGCCGGGTGCGGCGGCTGACGGGGCTCGTCGGCGTGCTGTACGCGGCGACCGCTTTTGCCGGGATCGTCTATTTTGTGATGCCGCGCTACTTCCACCTCTTCATCCCCTTCATGGCGCTGGTCGGCGGTTACGGCTTAGGGTTGCTCGTCGAGCGCTTGGCGAAATGGGATACACGGCTGAGCGGCGCGGCGGCGGCCGTTGTCGTGCTGGCGGTTTCTATGCCGCTGCCCTTCGGCCACTTGTTGCCCGTCCTGCCCGGCGACGCCACGGTGCGTGAGGCGAGGGGCACGGCGGCGGCGCACGAGAAAGCGGTCGCGGTCGGCGATTTCCTGCGGCGCGAGACCGGGCCGGAGGACGTTGTCTTTTCGGATATCCCCTGGATCACGGGTTGGTATGCCGATCGCGCCAGCATTTGGCTGCCGTTGCGGCCGGAGCAGGTGCGCGAGTTGCACCGATGGGTCGCCGCTGATCGTCTGCTGTTGACTCTGGAAGATCCGCAAGGGTTCGCCGTGTGGCGCGATTGGCTCCTGGCCAAGCGGCAGGGGACGCTCGGTGCGGATCGGTTGGGAGATTGGACGCTGCAGGCGGGCACGACGCACGGCGGCAAGGCGGTGTATTTGTTTCGCGCGCCCGGCGATTAG
- a CDS encoding glycosyltransferase: MKHVLAFLYRWIRLLPPGFRFALKRWLRLSSGKGFGRASRANVTDELQKLRGETSETVVVFLPSHPWFSIAFQRPQQMARALAECGAVVVYAEIPGRHDDLLSAEGRERAGENGLQPLDERLWHLRVPEHFLRKAIRLLRPDAQIFSWPHQVDYLVEDVGSTTVYEMIDDHALLPDAAPWWHATHAAWVRRADIVVASADRLLSQLRRERDDAMLLPNATSVEDWRIDPPPSVPEDMREARRAETVVGYYGIIESWFDFELWAQVAAKKTRWSFVLVGHATAAVAAQVDALTSSAPNIFYLGSKPYAELPAYLAHMDIATIPFKLNDVTHATSPLKLFEYMAAGKPIVATPMREIIKYKSVLWGEQPGAFVRQLESAVTFAENATYRETLAREAAANTWTARAAELLAAIRAKRSPSTQ; the protein is encoded by the coding sequence ATGAAACATGTGCTCGCCTTCCTATACCGTTGGATTCGCCTTTTGCCGCCGGGCTTTCGTTTTGCCCTCAAGCGATGGTTGCGGCTTTCTTCGGGGAAGGGATTCGGCCGCGCCTCGCGGGCGAACGTGACGGACGAGCTGCAGAAGCTGCGCGGGGAAACATCCGAAACGGTAGTTGTGTTCCTGCCGAGTCATCCGTGGTTCAGCATCGCCTTTCAGCGACCGCAGCAGATGGCGCGCGCGTTGGCCGAATGCGGCGCGGTTGTGGTCTACGCCGAGATTCCCGGCCGGCACGATGACCTGTTGTCCGCCGAAGGCCGCGAGCGGGCCGGCGAAAACGGTTTGCAGCCATTGGACGAGCGGCTGTGGCATCTGCGCGTGCCGGAGCACTTCCTGCGAAAAGCCATTCGGCTGCTGCGGCCCGACGCTCAAATATTCTCCTGGCCGCACCAGGTCGATTATCTCGTCGAGGACGTCGGCAGCACGACCGTCTACGAAATGATCGACGATCACGCGCTGCTCCCCGACGCCGCGCCGTGGTGGCATGCGACCCACGCCGCATGGGTGCGGCGGGCCGACATTGTGGTCGCCTCGGCCGACCGCCTTTTATCTCAGTTGCGACGCGAGCGTGATGACGCGATGCTGCTGCCCAATGCGACAAGTGTGGAGGATTGGCGAATCGATCCGCCGCCGTCGGTCCCCGAGGACATGCGCGAAGCCCGCCGCGCCGAAACGGTTGTCGGGTACTACGGCATCATCGAATCGTGGTTTGATTTCGAATTGTGGGCGCAGGTCGCGGCAAAGAAAACGCGGTGGTCGTTTGTGCTCGTGGGACATGCCACGGCCGCCGTCGCGGCGCAGGTCGATGCGCTCACTTCGTCGGCGCCGAATATTTTCTATCTGGGTTCGAAGCCCTACGCCGAACTGCCCGCCTACCTGGCGCACATGGACATCGCCACGATCCCCTTCAAGCTCAATGACGTCACCCACGCCACCAGCCCACTCAAGCTTTTCGAATACATGGCCGCGGGCAAGCCGATCGTCGCCACGCCGATGCGCGAAATCATCAAGTACAAAAGCGTGCTGTGGGGAGAACAACCCGGCGCGTTCGTCCGGCAGCTTGAATCGGCCGTCACCTTCGCCGAGAACGCCACCTACCGCGAAACACTCGCCCGCGAAGCCGCGGCAAACACGTGGACCGCCCGCGCCGCGGAACTGCTCGCCGCCATCCGCGCAAAGCGGAGTCCGTCGACTCAGTAG
- a CDS encoding glycosyltransferase family 2 protein, which yields MESTDRTPAARALAQRRSFDAAPYDAPQLVNALAAFVAADSPAPPAIAVDVDIVVPAYNAARNITETLESLLSQTHNRLRVIVVDDGSTDETASVVEAVAARDARVELIRTVNGGVSSARNTAFAQCRAPYVALCDADDLWEPTKLTRQLAVLQERDAKIAYCGALYYYEDTGLVVPKDFITPEAMPDALWAGCFVTCSAVCFDRKWFAENVGGFDPTLRGSEDWDFFLRATVRGGNIWTAVDLPLVVWRDHSANAQRDQTMMVDSHTRIYRRYQPMMSPRMRRRFLAHYFGPVVLARHPGARSAIARLGLGGLLVAYAQRAWDHLANRRWPQREADDAAPLVSIVLPTYNGARYLADALAGCLAQTHRKLEVVVVVDGSTDETDAVLRRFTDPRLRVVRHEKNRGLPAALNTGLHAARGDFLTWTSDDNYHHPRAIAAMLQRLRNESRCDLLYTDLFLIDADDCVLSRTYRPPPERSVARSDQVGACFLFTRRLFEETGDYDDSLMSVEDYDYWLRATARFASTHVRRALYFYRLHAASLTETDADRVARLTRRIRARHLPAAAYEQETAPDATVSWLTLGKRWDETARRRLNESPANLCAVAWPTLPHGVASRFVTIDFLPPYAAFAVPQALADRLGVTPDAPLAETWRKILVGGGAASISVDSPDQPAATPSTADDFRLGFRMNAYANRTARQEAAGLLTARAAYHAGSLAAKAVLLARHLSGLAHGRLEQCLSKRRLRKIEGVGE from the coding sequence ATGGAATCGACCGACCGCACGCCGGCGGCCCGCGCCCTGGCCCAGCGACGCTCATTTGATGCCGCGCCCTACGACGCGCCGCAACTGGTGAACGCGCTGGCGGCCTTCGTGGCGGCCGACTCCCCCGCACCTCCCGCCATCGCGGTCGATGTCGATATTGTGGTGCCCGCCTACAACGCCGCGCGAAACATCACCGAGACGCTGGAGAGCCTACTGTCGCAAACTCACAACCGCCTGCGCGTGATCGTCGTGGACGACGGCAGCACGGACGAGACCGCGAGTGTGGTCGAGGCGGTCGCCGCCCGGGATGCCCGCGTCGAACTGATTCGCACGGTAAACGGCGGGGTTTCCAGCGCCCGCAACACGGCGTTCGCCCAGTGCCGCGCGCCGTACGTCGCCTTGTGCGACGCCGACGACCTGTGGGAGCCGACCAAGCTGACGCGGCAACTTGCGGTTTTACAGGAGCGCGACGCCAAAATCGCCTACTGCGGCGCTTTGTATTACTACGAAGACACCGGGCTCGTCGTGCCGAAGGATTTCATCACGCCTGAAGCGATGCCCGACGCCTTGTGGGCGGGCTGCTTCGTCACCTGCTCGGCGGTGTGTTTCGACCGCAAGTGGTTTGCCGAAAATGTCGGCGGTTTCGACCCGACGCTGCGCGGCTCGGAAGACTGGGATTTCTTCCTGCGCGCCACGGTCAGGGGCGGCAATATCTGGACCGCCGTCGACCTGCCGCTCGTGGTGTGGCGCGATCACTCGGCCAACGCGCAGCGCGACCAAACGATGATGGTGGACTCGCACACCCGCATCTATCGTCGCTACCAACCGATGATGTCGCCGCGCATGCGCCGCCGCTTCCTGGCGCACTACTTCGGGCCGGTCGTTTTGGCGCGTCACCCCGGTGCCCGGTCGGCCATCGCGCGACTCGGCCTCGGCGGGTTGCTCGTCGCCTACGCGCAACGGGCGTGGGACCACTTGGCGAATCGCCGGTGGCCGCAGCGGGAAGCGGACGACGCCGCGCCGCTGGTGTCGATTGTGCTGCCCACGTATAACGGCGCCCGCTATTTGGCCGATGCGCTGGCGGGATGCCTCGCGCAAACCCACCGTAAACTCGAAGTGGTCGTCGTAGTCGACGGCTCCACCGACGAAACCGACGCCGTGCTGCGGCGTTTTACCGACCCGCGCCTGCGCGTCGTTCGCCACGAAAAAAACCGGGGGCTGCCCGCCGCCCTGAACACGGGCCTGCACGCCGCGCGGGGCGACTTTCTCACGTGGACCTCCGACGACAACTACCATCACCCGCGGGCGATCGCGGCGATGTTGCAGCGGTTGCGCAACGAGTCCCGGTGCGACCTGTTGTACACTGACCTGTTCCTGATCGACGCCGACGATTGCGTGCTCAGTCGCACGTATCGGCCGCCACCGGAACGCAGCGTGGCGCGCAGCGATCAGGTCGGCGCGTGTTTCCTTTTCACCCGGCGGTTATTCGAGGAAACGGGCGATTACGACGACTCGCTGATGAGCGTCGAGGACTACGATTACTGGTTGCGGGCCACGGCGCGTTTCGCTTCGACGCATGTGCGACGGGCGTTGTATTTTTATCGCCTGCATGCCGCGTCGCTCACCGAGACGGACGCCGACCGCGTCGCCCGCCTAACGCGTCGCATTCGCGCCAGGCATTTGCCCGCTGCCGCCTACGAGCAGGAGACCGCGCCGGACGCGACGGTTTCGTGGCTCACCCTCGGCAAGCGGTGGGATGAAACGGCTCGCCGGCGGTTGAACGAGTCGCCCGCCAACCTCTGCGCCGTGGCGTGGCCGACTTTGCCGCACGGCGTCGCGTCCCGCTTCGTGACGATCGATTTCCTGCCGCCCTACGCCGCGTTCGCGGTGCCGCAAGCGCTGGCGGACCGCCTGGGCGTCACGCCCGACGCGCCCCTTGCGGAGACGTGGAGAAAAATCCTGGTAGGCGGGGGGGCCGCTTCGATTTCCGTCGATTCGCCCGACCAACCGGCGGCGACGCCTTCGACCGCAGATGATTTTCGACTCGGCTTTCGGATGAACGCATACGCCAACCGGACCGCGCGACAAGAGGCCGCGGGCCTGCTCACGGCTCGCGCGGCGTATCACGCGGGCAGCCTCGCGGCGAAAGCGGTGTTGCTGGCGCGGCATCTTTCCGGGTTGGCGCACGGGCGGCTCGAACAGTGTCTATCCAAACGGCGCTTACGGAAGATCGAGGGCGTCGGCGAATAA